In Mycolicibacterium alvei, a single window of DNA contains:
- a CDS encoding DEAD/DEAH box helicase, which translates to MRADAAPSTQALRGWQRKALVRYLTAKPRDYLAVATPGAGKTTFALRIAAELLNDRTVDAITVVVPTEHLKIQWAQAAARNGIALDPKFSNSNSQTSAEYHGVVVTYAQVASHPTRHRVRTENRRTLVIFDEIHHGGDSKSWGDAMREAFDDATRRLSLTGTPFRSDDSPIPFVNYETDGAGFQQSVADHVYGYSDALADGVVRPVVFLAYSGEARWRDSAGEEHAARLGEPLTAEHTARAWRTALNPTGEWMPAVIAAADKRLQQKRQHVPDAGGMIIATNQTTARAYADLLTKITGEVPTVVLSDDPGASDRISQFSESTSRWLVAVRMVSEGVDVPRLSVGVYATSASTPLFFAQAIGRFVRSRRAGETASIFLPSVPSLLLLASEMEAQRNHVLGKPHRESDGLDDEALEAAEKRKDEKDDLENGFESLGADAELDQVIFDGSSFGTATPAGSDEEADYLGIPGLLDAEQMRDLLRRRQDEQLTKRTAEAAVSGGPPPSRTTHGQLRELRRELNALVTITHHRTGKPHGWIHNELRRICGGPPVAAATTDQLKARIEAIRDLKA; encoded by the coding sequence GTGCGGGCTGATGCAGCGCCCAGCACCCAGGCACTTCGGGGCTGGCAGCGTAAGGCGCTGGTGCGGTATTTGACCGCCAAACCGCGGGACTACCTGGCGGTGGCCACACCCGGCGCAGGTAAGACGACGTTTGCGCTGCGGATCGCGGCCGAGCTGCTCAACGACCGTACGGTCGACGCGATCACCGTGGTGGTGCCCACCGAGCATCTCAAGATCCAGTGGGCCCAGGCGGCCGCGCGGAATGGCATCGCGCTCGATCCGAAGTTCAGCAACTCCAACTCGCAGACCTCGGCGGAGTACCACGGCGTCGTCGTCACCTATGCCCAGGTGGCCAGCCATCCCACCCGGCACCGGGTGCGCACCGAGAACCGCAGGACGCTGGTCATCTTCGACGAGATCCACCACGGCGGTGACTCGAAGAGCTGGGGCGACGCGATGCGCGAAGCCTTTGACGACGCGACCCGGCGGCTGTCGCTCACCGGTACCCCGTTCCGCAGCGACGACAGCCCGATCCCATTCGTCAACTACGAAACCGACGGCGCCGGCTTCCAGCAGTCCGTGGCCGACCACGTCTACGGCTATTCCGATGCGCTCGCCGACGGCGTGGTCCGGCCCGTGGTGTTCCTGGCGTACTCCGGTGAGGCCCGGTGGCGTGACAGTGCCGGCGAAGAACACGCGGCGCGCCTGGGCGAACCGCTGACCGCCGAGCACACCGCCCGGGCCTGGCGCACCGCACTGAACCCGACCGGGGAGTGGATGCCGGCGGTCATCGCGGCCGCCGACAAACGGTTGCAGCAGAAGCGTCAGCACGTGCCCGATGCCGGCGGCATGATCATCGCCACCAACCAGACCACCGCGCGCGCCTATGCCGATCTCCTCACCAAGATCACCGGTGAGGTGCCCACCGTGGTGCTCTCCGACGATCCCGGCGCCTCCGACCGGATCAGCCAATTCTCGGAAAGCACCAGTCGGTGGCTGGTCGCGGTGCGCATGGTGTCCGAGGGTGTCGACGTGCCACGGTTGTCGGTCGGCGTGTACGCCACGAGCGCCTCGACTCCGTTGTTCTTCGCCCAGGCCATCGGCCGGTTCGTGCGGTCACGCCGCGCCGGTGAGACCGCCAGCATCTTCCTGCCGTCCGTGCCCAGTCTCTTGCTGCTGGCCAGTGAGATGGAGGCGCAACGCAACCACGTGCTGGGCAAGCCGCACCGGGAATCCGACGGGCTGGACGACGAGGCCCTCGAAGCCGCCGAAAAGCGCAAGGACGAGAAGGACGACCTGGAGAACGGCTTCGAGTCGCTCGGCGCCGACGCCGAACTGGACCAGGTCATCTTCGACGGCTCATCCTTCGGCACCGCGACTCCGGCCGGCAGCGACGAGGAGGCCGACTATCTCGGCATCCCCGGCCTGCTCGATGCCGAACAGATGCGAGACCTGTTGCGGCGCAGGCAGGATGAGCAGCTCACCAAACGCACGGCCGAGGCCGCGGTATCGGGTGGTCCGCCGCCGTCGCGCACCACGCACGGCCAGTTGCGGGAGTTGCGTCGTGAGCTCAACGCGTTGGTGACCATCACCCATCACCGCACCGGCAAGCCGCACGGTTGGATCCACAACGAGCTACGCCGTATCTGCGGCGGGCCTCCGGTGGCCGCAGCGACCACCGATCAACTGAAAGCGCGCATCGAAGCCATCCGGGATCTGAAGGCCTGA